A segment of the Solea solea chromosome 14, fSolSol10.1, whole genome shotgun sequence genome:
TGTGAATTAAAGTTCTGTCTATGAATGTCACAAAAACGGTtgtactgagaaaaaaaacataaaaacacatttaatttaattggaaCACTAAAATATGTCATATTGTATAGCCCTAATGTTGCATAGTGATAAGGGTTGGCTTTTCTACTCAATCATGGTTGATTTTGTTGTCAGAAACATGTTAATGCTGCAAAACGCACTAAAACTTTTATCCAAAAGGTAATTTGACAAGGTTTAGTTTGTTATGTATTTAACGTTCgctttatacatattttttttttattatttgaaatataTTAGTACACAAACAATGCAAACTGTAGAGACAGACAAATGTTGAATTAACACACCTTCCTCTCTGCTCCGTCCAGTCCTTCTTGATCCGTCCACCCCATCTTTTTAGCAACTCTTTCAAATAACCTGCGGTTATCATCATTCATagtttcctctttcctctgtgAGGACAGTGCAAATACAACAtcaacattatatatatatatatatatactgtatatatatacacatacacacacacacacacatatatatatatatatgtatatacatatatatatgttaacgAGGTCATTTAATAAGCTaacatgtatttgtatataaacAAAGCGGCCACAGCTACAGTCGTTAGTAATCGTTAGCACCTTGCTGTTTCATGACACAGTGCTCCCTAAAATACATAACTTTTACACACCTATACTtccacacaaaataaaaggttaTGTTACCAAACGTTGGTTGTCTGTAGTCGATGTAAATACGAGGCTGAGGTTAAAACACACGTCGCTCACGGGAGAGATTCAAATCGTGTGCTCCATTGAACCGGAAGCTGTCACGAAGACATTTGACCAATCGGAACGGGCTTCAAATGACACGTGACGTTCCGTGTACGGTAGCCTATTTGTTAACATTTAAACGCCAAATTTGATGGTCCGGAATTACCATTACAAATGACTGTGACGTCACTTTGACTTGTCGTAATTTAAATTGTGTCTAGCATGAATTGTAGTCGCAGATAAATGTGGCGTCATTCTTACTCGTCAAAACTACAGCTTCAGATAtctgcaattcagtttttactcgtcaaaatgacacattttgtgtGGGGTGTGGGGAGTATAGAGTACAGTATATTGCACTCATTtgaatgagcagtatcactacCTACACAGTATACAGTAGACATGGTTTTCATGGCATCATTTATTAGTTATTCTATAATAACATTGCAGCCTAATGTACTAATGCACAGCACAGTTACGTGTCCTTATTGGCTGCTCCATTGCCTACTCATACAGGTCTCTTCTGCTGTTGGACACTGCAAAGAAACTTCATCCATCTTCTGctgcttaatcctccacatgagggtcagggatgctgtgccaatctcagctgacacagggctaTAGGCGGGGTATACCTTGGACAGTTATCACTCTATTTTGGTGACATTTGCTGCTGGGAGGTAGTTAATTAGTGTTTAATTTGCAATGAAACCCATTCATTGCAAATTAAacagtttggttggttggtgtgTGGTGGTATTTAACAGCAATTGGCATCTGTAATGTttcatttctgacatttcagtttttacatttttcagggAGGCTTAATCGTTTCACtcgttaccatgacaacagtgaAGTACactgatgtatttatttatttagaaacaAAGTGTTTCCAACCTGGTTCAATGCTGCGTTGACCAAACTCAATTCACTGTTGATTTTTATCATAAATGAAGCAAAGCAGAAACTAATTGTGGAACCCAGTGTGTGATGTCAGATGTGTGACATATTTGTTCTTTGGTTCATGACATCACAGCAGATCAAAGGAGAGAGtccattcatttttaaagcatacacaaaaacaaatccagaaTGGATTTCTGGAACCCTCCACACAACAACCCAGTCAATGTGTTCTCTTTTGTTTCTTCGTCAGTATGGAGCAACGAGAGTGCAAGGACAACTCTGAAGAGCAGGACAATGGTACGatgatgtctttgttaaaactgcaatgtttaaaaaaaactgctctttTGTGGCCCCATTCCTTGTATTCAAAAAAGCTCTActttttacatatttacttGTATGTATATACTCATATTCCATGTCAAGAGTAATATGGTCATCAGTTTATTGTGCGTTGTGATATAAGGgtaatgatttttatttctcaCAGTGAAAAAGCCTGTAGAAGAAATTTGTGAGAGCGTCCAGAGCCTGCAGGAGGAGGGTTCACCTCACACGGATGATTATGATAACGATggcgatgacgatgatgatggcgacgaagatgatgatgacgatgacgatgatgatgacgacgatgacgcAGACTGCAGCCCTGACACTCACCAATTGTTTGCTCCCTCCTGTGACTCAAACACTCTCCATGACACATCTGACAGTGAAGGAAAATCTACGTTATTAGAGGCCATGTCATCAAAGACCACGCGATATGATGCCACGCAATCAGAAGCAACGTATTCAGAGGGCACGCAATCAGAGGCAATGGCATCTGAGGCCACGTCTTTCGATGGCATGTCATCAGAGACCATGTTTTTTGAGGCCATGTCCTCAGACATGTCACAACTGACACAACACTCTGGGAGAAAGAGAGGTGCTTtatttctgtatatatatatatatatgtatatatatatatatatatatatgtgtccATCTGTGTGCAGTTGGAGTTACATGAAAATAGATTGTTCAATTTCAAACTATCAGGAGTAGATATTTAAATCCAGAAGGCAGTGATGCAACATTGCGGAGGCCAAGTGCCATAATAGCATGAAAAAGTAAGCCTATGATTCTCCTCTACAGGTAAAAAACTCCAAGGCACTGATGAATGTCAACCCCCAAAGTTTTCAAAGCTGAAGTTCCAGCTTAGCGACTTGAACGCCAAGGTGGGGATAAAGAACCATGTGTGTGGCTTGCAGCGGCAGCTGATCGAGGTCCAGAACGAGAACCAGATGCTGAATAAGCTCCAGCATCACCACACAGTCGCACTACAGCATTTCGAGGAGATGGAAAGCAGGATTGCTGAGGTTGGTTGGTTATGTCCCTCTGGTTTCTCCTCTGTCTAATCTAAAATGGTAAAATCCTTGTGGAGAGGAAGCTCTGAGACACAACTTTTGGAGGGCACCtttaatggtgttttttttttatctgtgtgcaTTTGAAATCAAATTGGTTCATTTctttagggaaaaaaaatctgattgacCTTATAAAGCGTTCTCCATTTTCTTGCTTGATGCCACTCCTGTTCCCAGACTCTCGCCAGGCATGCACGCCACGTCAAAGTCCTGCAGATAATGCTCCGCGAGACCCGCACCTGTCGTGACCATCTAGCAAAGCAGCTTCTGAAAACAGAGCATAAGCTTCTGAACATGAGGGACACTCTTCAAGACCTGCAGCACTTCAGCCAGAATCGCTGCCTGCTGGAGAGAGAGGACCTCACAAACCTGCTGGCCCAGGCCACTgctgagctggaggagaaggaCAAGAGGATACAGGtatacaaacagacaccaaagcAGGTGATAAacgttaaaaaagaaaagaaaaaaaaagaagcgcaTATGAAAACTTCCACAGGAAAAAataatgttgagtgtaatatAATTTGCTGCTCATAAAGTGCAGTTTTATACTTTTGAACAAATCTTAACTGTTCCAACTCTCCATGCAAGACTAAAGTAGAGAAAACGTTGCACTTACTCGTACATCGCACGTATgagtagcactttatagtttggttacttactttacttacttGGTGAAAATGGTGAAATGcccttattgtaagtcgctttggattaaagcgtctgctaaatgacatgtgatgtagagaaagcactcactttcccacagtGTTTTCACTATTTAACAAGGTTATCcagcatttaaaaaagaatcctGTATCCAGATCATCACATAAACCCAGAAAATGTATCCAAAATCCCCCTTACAGTAGAGAAAACCTTGGCAGAGGTCAAAAGATCATTCTCTTCTTCTATGTTGTAGGTATTAGAGAAGAATCTTCACTTGTGCCAAGCCTATTTCAATCATCAGTTAGTCAGTGAGCAGAAGAAGCTCGACGAGGAGAGAAAATTCTCCTGCTACCTACAAGAGCAGTTTAACCAGCTAACCAAGGAAACCAAAGTAAGTTTGAGAGATGCTTTCAAATTCAGTGCTTAGGTTTGCATGACTGCAGGACCACAGTGATGTTATTGTCCTTCATGTTTAAAACGCTTGCTCCATGGCCACCAGTGATagctttaagtgtttttttatgtgaccTATTTTCCAATTCCAATGAGGAATCAGTTCGTGTGTGCTTTCCCTTTAACAGGATAGAACCAGAAAACTAGAAGAAAGCAACGCTTACTTAAAATTTCTCCTGAAAGAGTCCACTAAAAGAGGTAAACACAATGTCAGGAATACACAGAATAAGAGGGTATTGTTGTTACTTCGTGTGAGTATCATCTTACACAAACGCTTGAtttacagacagacaaaacaagatGGTTCAAACGGAAGGACTCGCCCTTCTCCCTGAAGAGGCTGCAAGGCTTCTGGAGTTCCACCTCGCTGGTACTGAAATGAAGATGAAAGACAATTTGGTGTGTaactgaaatatgaatattttttcaAATAGAGTTGAGACATGTGAAAACATTACTAATTGTTTTACCATAATCCAGATTCCACTTTTACCCTGATTTTATATCGTTTCAGGATTGTGTCTATGCAGAACGGAAGAAACAAGAGGATACTGTTAATGTGTCAAAAGAGAATTCTACTATGAAAGCAGGTGAGCACTTCAGACCGCATATGCTTTATGTTTATTAACTCCCAGATCCCTGCTTTGCTGGCACAGTGGTTTCAGTGAGTGACTTAAGTGCAatgcaaatgtttgtgtttgtacatgttttCAGAAACCCGCGAACAAAAAGGTTGTGCAAAAAAGAGACCAGACGATGCAACTGGGGAAGAGGAGGCGCCAGAGGCGACAACGGCCAAattcaagaaagaaaaaatcaaaaagATTAACAATTACTATCCCTTCAATCAAACTATTATAAACCTGTACCATGGAAGACCGGCCCACAGCTCTGCAGACCTCAGTCCCTGTGAAGACACAGAGGCTGGTAATCACGTGTATGTCGTGAGACTACCAGCTGGGAAAATGCACCATAGTGGGGATGCACAGTAACCACATCACAGGGACGAGCAGTGTTAGGCATGGACGTACAACTCGGTCTGCgtcattcataaaaacaaacaaaaacaaacaaaaaaacaaccaacaaaaCACTAAAGTCATCTTCATGACTAATGTACTAAATAAGACTGACTGATAATAGGATCattatcataatattataaAGGAGAGTATATATTATCGTAATACCATAATGCAATTTCCAGCTCACTAACAAATAATGGTAACTGTGTATCCAAGTAATAGCTTGGTTATGAGAATTACTGTAGACTACGATCAGTGTAATATCTTCACATTAAAATGGTTTTGGAAGCAAAACTGGTCAAGTATgccatttgttgtgtttgtgtgtttaaatataaatacactcAGATTTCgtcagcattttcttttttacctgaaacaaatcattaaaacggagtAGTGTTGGTTTGTGGAtcttgaggtttgggaaacattatttctgacattttatggaccaaacaagcaaataaatctacaaaaatatcatttgagcaattgattatgaaaataatagttagttgcagccccattATCAAAATATTACTTGGCAATTACGGTAGAAATAAGATGGCATTACAAATGACCACACTATTATCATATTGATATTGTACTGTAAAGTGTTATTAATTTAACAATGGATTATTAATAACACTTTACAGTAAAGTCCTTTGTGTTTTCAAcacgtctcgctttactagcttgcgcaaatgtgtgaaatgtcgCCAagtgacacaagatctaaaagGCCGATTTGAATGTATGAGCTACAGACTTCCATGGAGACTTCATGAGACTTGGGAGTGTTTGCAACATCTCCAGTGAACTGCAATACATATGTTTTGCcaactctttgtttttattatatttagagCCGAGCGGCATCATCAACAGCATACAGTCAACagacaatacaaaaacaaactgcttaGAAAATACTTACCCAAGCTGTTCcttgtgaaattaaaaaaaaaaaaaaaaattatctgtGTGCACAGCTCTGACAAGTTAAGTGGAATTTAGGCCCATTCCAGTTACCTGAAATTCCACTGCCCCGCTTTGTCCAATCATTTTTACAAGCAGTGTGACATCATACAGGACAACAGCTAGTGAACAGATCCCTCAACTGACAACAAAATTAAAGTTGGCATTAGGTAAGAGGATAAAGTTACCCAGACATATTCTTGCACATAAACTAATTGCAGTCATTTAACATCTTAAAGACAAAAGTAAAGAGCAGTTGCGATCCATCTTTAACAGTTGCATGTTTAAGCAGGTGAGACGAAAAGTTGGACTTACAATTTTCAATATGTGGCATTGTCCATTTAAAAACTCACAACACTCTATCCATTTAGAATTGTTCGACAAGTAATGATGGTTGGGCATTTCTCTCCACATGCTGCAATTAGTCCTGTTtgcacagtgacaggaaaaacaaaatccacTGACCAAGGTACTAAAGGGTAAACGGGGCATATACAATCCTTTCATGCTCACCAAATATACTGCGCTTTAGGACAAGAGTCTCAGGGGAGGAGCCTGAAAGTCTCAGGCTCCCTCTGGCTCAGGAAATGCAGATGTGTGATGACGGCAATGGGGTCAaacttatatatacacatgtgggctccttcacaaaaaaaagagtcccATTAGTAAGTCAGGAAGGATATGTTGACAATCACTCAGGGGGTGGGGGCTACAAACTGATCATTCAAGCTAGAGTGGGGCGGAGGGGACTGGCAAGGGCTGGGATATGAGCTAAAAGTAAATTTACATGCTTCTTGTTCAAGAATTCTCACTGGCCTCTACTGTTTGGAATTTGACCATGTGCTCTGGCTTGTTGCCGTTGCTATGGTGCTCCCACATCTGCAGATAGAGCCTCTCAAGGTCTGTTGTGTACTGCTTGGTGTTGAAAAGAGGGCTGCAGATCCGCTGCTTCCAAACACGTGCTCTAATCATCTTCAGGCTGAAGGAAACGTGGACAAGTGGCAGGTTTAACAGTTAAAGagagacattttcttttaatcaaCTTTGGATGAACGACTACTTACTATTCCATGTCGGAGCCGAGTTTGACTGCGATGTCCTCGTAGTCTTGGCGACTGTGGGCTATTAGCTCAGGGCAGCCAAGACAGTTGAGTTGTGAGGCAGCCACACGAGAGGCAAGGGTCTCACCTTTAGAAAGAGGTCTTACGGTTAAAATCTAAAGtctgaatgaataaaatgttaGAATGTAATTTGGATTTAAGGatcttttacacacatttattattcTCACCTGGCATGGTGACCATAGGTGTTCCAGCCCAGAGCACATCCATGCCTGTGGTGTGACCATTGCAGAGAGGAGTGTCCAAGCACACGTCAGCCAGCTGGCCCCGTCTCACGTGCTCCTCTTTGGGTGCCACGGGAGAGAAGATGATGCGGGAGCTCTGCAGACCCATGTTCTGAGCGTACTGCACGATATTGGGCTCTCCCACTGCAGGGAAGCGAAGAAGCCACAGCACACTGTTGGGCACACGCTTCAGGATCTGGAACAAACGCAAATTCAAGCGATTAAGTGACATTTAACTTAAGAAACAAAAGTCTTTTCAAGTACAGAGTTGAAGTAAGACGACTCGGAGCAGTCCAACTTACGTTGGCCCACATCTGAAGAGTAGGAGGATCAATCTTGTAGAGCTGGTTGAAGTTGCAGTAGACAATCGAGTCCTCTGGAAGACCATACTGGGAGCGGGTTGTCACGACGACCGTGCGTGGCACCTCCTCACCAGTGGCTGCTTTGTTATTGATCTAAAATGAGGCACAAAGCGTTAAGGTGGAATTGTCATAATTCTGTTTTATATGACTGGTCTTGATTGCTTAAAACCCGTTAATGTGAATTTGCTGCCAAGCCAAGAATGTAGGAGGTTAATTTTAAACCCAAACAGTGCCACCACTTCCCCCTCACCAACAATTCTGCACTTAACACCTTGCTTTCATACCTGTGTGGACAAAGTCCGATAGACAAACTCATCTGCTGAAAAGATCTGGAAAAGTGGCATGCTAAATTAACTCGCTGCATTTGGAGACACTTTGACCCTAGCTATATGACACGTGTGTGCAAGTGAGACATACCTGTGTGGTGGCCAGGCCATTGCTGACAGTGAAGCCATTGATTGTGACCTGGATTTGGCCTTGATTGATCATGTTGATGATTGCTTCAGCTGCTGTGTTCATGGGGATCACCGGCATGGACAGAGCTCCATTTGTGTCCCCGGCACTTTCCTGGTTGCTGTCGCACTTCATCTGGCCATAGGAAAGTAGTGACATGGCAAACGTTTAGCCCACTGGTTTGTCGTCGATGCACTTAACGATCACTTAGTTCTCATAACTCACCTTGATTATTTTGACATCTGGCAGACTGTCTAAGAAGGCCTTTACATCAATACCATTGAGAACGATGCGATTGTCAAAGATGTGTCCATTCGACTTGAAATCAATCACTGCCTTTTTCTGTGAATCcaaggaaaatgtgttacaaaCACCATAATTACACCAATAGCGATTACAGACATGGCAAACAGTGCGAGGACGGACAGACCTTGAGGTGAGGGAACATGTTGGCGTGGTCTCCGATGAAGAAAGTATTGGGCATGTAGGCAAGTTTTTCTGAGTACTGCTCAGCGACCTCGACAGGTGAGGTCTCCTTATCAGAGATGATGTAGTCCATGAAGGGAGCCCCACTGGTTCCTGGGTAACCGAGCCACATCGCCTGTTCCGTATAAAGCAGAGACCAACAATTACTTGGGCATTCTTTGATGCAAACCACTTAAATCTATTCTCCCGTTTAAGATGAGCAGAGATGATATATAGAATGTTGTGTCAgtaaaaagtcatttaaagagCGGACCTGAATAGGAGCGGCGCGCAGGGCAAACAGCTCATTCCGGGCACCTTTGGTGTATCCATTCATGTTGACCAGAATGTGGACTCCGTCCTGATGAA
Coding sequences within it:
- the LOC131472773 gene encoding lebercilin-like protein; this encodes MEQRECKDNSEEQDNVKKPVEEICESVQSLQEEGSPHTDDYDNDGDDDDDGDEDDDDDDDDDDDDDADCSPDTHQLFAPSCDSNTLHDTSDSEGKSTLLEAMSSKTTRYDATQSEATYSEGTQSEAMASEATSFDGMSSETMFFEAMSSDMSQLTQHSGRKRGKKLQGTDECQPPKFSKLKFQLSDLNAKVGIKNHVCGLQRQLIEVQNENQMLNKLQHHHTVALQHFEEMESRIAETLARHARHVKVLQIMLRETRTCRDHLAKQLLKTEHKLLNMRDTLQDLQHFSQNRCLLEREDLTNLLAQATAELEEKDKRIQVLEKNLHLCQAYFNHQLVSEQKKLDEERKFSCYLQEQFNQLTKETKDRTRKLEESNAYLKFLLKESTKRDRQNKMVQTEGLALLPEEAARLLEFHLAGTEMKMKDNLDCVYAERKKQEDTVNVSKENSTMKAETREQKGCAKKRPDDATGEEEAPEATTAKFKKEKIKKINNYYPFNQTIINLYHGRPAHSSADLSPCEDTEAGNHVYVVRLPAGKMHHSGDAQ